TTGGGACTAAAAAATATACTAGATTTTTCAACACTCACCATTTGCCCCAATGCAGCACAATAAGCATCCAAAACTGATTTCAGCGCCTCTGCATCCATCGAACTAGCTTGCATCAGGATTAAAGAATCGTCCGCGAAGAGGAGATTTGAAACAGATGGGGCATCTCTGCTAACTTTAATTCCGAAAATACTTCCAGTCTCCTCTGCATTAGCTAAGAGTGCAGTCAGGCCTTCCGTACATAACAAAAATAAATACGGGAGAGAGGGTCTCCCTGTCTCAATCCTCTAGATGGTTTAAAGCTCTCTGTTTCTTCCGTGTTAAAACGAACTCGATAATCCACCGATGACACACATTCCATAATTAAATTCACCCAATCCTGCTGAAAACCTAGTCTCAACATGATTTCCTTTAAAAAGGGTCACTCCACTAGGTCATATGCTTTGTGCATGTCCAGTTTGATTGCACACAATCCCTCTTTACCGgtccttttttttattttatgaaaACATTCATAAGCCACTAAGATGTTATCTGTAATCATTCTTTCAGGCATAAAAGCATTTTGGATAGGGCTAATGATATCTGAAGAATTGTCTTTAGACGAGCAGCAATCATCTTTGAACGAGCCGGCGGTTGGCATGCACCGCTACCATTTTTAGCGGCGGCCCCGGAGCGCTCGCGGTGGAGACTCGGGGACACGTACCACAACCGAGCGAGCCGACGGTTGGCCGGCCGTTGGCATGCACCGCCCGAGATTTGGCGGCGTCCCCCGGAGAACGCTCGCGGAGGAGACACGTACGCGCGCAACGCCAAGCTCCTCATGCCCCCATGCATGCACGGAGCGGTTGGTCACGTCACGCCGCGCGCACCCACCACACGTCCTCCACACAGTGGTTGCATGCGGGAGCTGGGCCCCGAGCAGCTAGCGATGCCGGCCTGTGATCGGTGGTGCGCGCTCGTGACGGTGGAAGCGTCTTGAAATGAAACCGGTTGGTACCGACTACCGACCATGGTCACGGGTCAAGCTCGCTGCCTCCCTTGGTAAAAGGTATCGAATGTGATCGGTACAAACATCGCATGGGGAAAATGTGTGAATGTGTGAATCTTACAGACGACATGGCAGTTACTCGTAGTGAGTGCTGATCCACGGATCCACCTACCCGTCGTACGTACCTCTGACAAACCCAGCGGTCAACACTGTACCATAGAAGCTCTGTCCGTGGGAATGTAGCAGTACACAGTCACGGAAATTTACACAACGACCTGCATACATACTTAGGAATGTTTCGTCCTGACAGGATCCATGTCGTGGTCGCCGCCTGATGGAGAACTACACTTAGGTAGTAACCTGCATTGGCACAACCCAAGTTACCAGGTTGATAACGCAATTATCAAGCGGCCGCCGCTCTCACAGTCACGGGCGCGCCCAATACAAGAGACAAACGAATCGCCTGTTGCTCTGTGAGCTCGCAGTACATATAATAATTTTGCATCGCTCCATCCAGTCCCAGCTCTGCTCCACAACACATCCACACTCCACTGACCACTACTACTCGAGGGGGAGTGAGAAGCCATGAAGCCTCTCGCCGCTCTGCTCGTCTCCAGCCTCCACATCCACTGCCTCTGCCTGCTACTCCGGGGAGCACTCGCCACGGCGCCGGCGCCGGGAGCCCACTACAAGTACAACGCGACGGTGTACAACGTCTCCGCGGCGCGGTGCGCGGGGTGCGTCGGCGGAGgagacggcaccgccgccggctcGGCGCTGGGCGGCCTTGGCGCGTGGGCGGAGGCGGTGGAGTTCCTCTACTACCACAACGCGGTGCGGATGGCGCGGTGGGAGCTACCGCTGGCGTGGTCGCCGCGGCTGGAGTCGTACGCGCGGTCGTGGGCGGCGCAGCGCCGGGCGGACTGCGCGCTGCGGCACTCGTTCCCGGAGGGCCAGTTCGCGCTGGGCGAGAACATCTTCTGGGGCGGGGCCGGCGCCGCGTGGCGGCCCGGGGACGCCGTCAAGGACTGGGCGGCGGAGGGCGTGGACTACTCGTACGCCGCCAACGCGTGCGCGCCGGGGCGGGAGTGCGGCCACTACACGCAGATCGTGTGGCGCCGCACCGCCTACGTCGGCTGCGCGCGCGTCCTGTGCGACGACGGCGGCGTCTTCATGACATGCAACTACTACCCGCCCGGCAACGTCGTCGGGGAGCGGCCCTACTGACCCGGCCCGCCGGCGAGCTGGGGCGCGACATTCTAGGAGCATATACTAGTGCCATATGACACTGGCCTCAGCCCTGTCTGTCATGGCAGTGTTGTTCCTGTCGATATTCTAGGGGCGTATTGTAAGCTGATTTGAGAGCAGACCAATGACAGTGCCACCGTCGTGACTGAATTTAGTATGGCAAATAGAGATGGATGTTTCAATGTCGTTGCTGTGACTGAATGAGCTGAACTTTTTAGACTTGGATCACTGAATTGGAAGTCGTCGTAATCTGCATGTGGCAGAAGAGAACTGACTTAAACTGTGGCATAACTGAACATTACAGAATGGCAAAATGTTGCCATAGGTAGAAGTTGAGTGAAGCAAGGACTGGCCTTGTAATCTTCGCTTCTTGTTTAGACTCTcaagttagagcatctctagcacacCCCGAAAAGAGCCCCAACCCTTAAAATAACCGTTAAAATACGGGTCGGCGCGGAAAATCCTGCTCGAACAGACCCCGCAAAAAAAAtttgaggggcgcggcaaaatctTGACCGCAACCCGCGAATACGCGggtccccctcccccctccccgtgGTCGGTGCCCTGCATATAGCGGGAGCGGTTGGTGGGGAGGACATTTCAACCTGCGCTTTTCCTCACCTaccacctcccctctccccctcgccccgcTGCCGGTCCGTCGCCCATGATTCAGGCGGGATCATGCCGAAAGACCGCCACACGCACGAGGTTGCCCTCCGCGCCCCCTCCCTCCTGCGTCGGCGGGCCGGAAAGTTGCAGATCTGCGGCCCTTCGTCGCGGGCGGCCAGATTTGGCTTTTCCGGTTACCGGTAGCTGCGCCAAGCGATGGAATGGTCGGGGAGCACCTCTCGCAACCTCGACAAAGTCCCATCACCGCATGCAGGTACGGGTTcgtcccgtcgtcgccgccgccggtttgCGGGTATGGATTCGGCCGGCCGTCCGCTGGGCTCGGCGCTCGCGCAGAGGCTCTGTGGCTCGCCaatgccgctcatacagtgcgacgactgcacggggacagtgctgcggctaacttcgggcacgctgaagcaccccggatgggtgttcttcaaatgcgaaaacgacggggtacgtgTTGTTTTCATTCGGCTTTGGCACCACATTCTTTGGTTCAATTGCGATAGCTCATTTCGAACATCATCATGTGTGTATGAAGATGGATGCTcgttttggttttgggaaggcgaatacattgatttattgatagaaagaaacttaataggCGTTCGTGGACTCCTTAGTAGAATCGAAGGCAATGAagcggctgcatgtgcaactagaggggaagcaacgtctacttctttagaaccaaagaagaagaatgaagaatgcaaaatcaagaatccaCATATCAATAATGAATGCATGGAGAAAATATTCGTCCAACTAGTGAGAGCAATTATGGAAGTTGGAAATATTCTAAAATGCATAATTATGGTTCTTGTTTTGTTTGGTCTTGCTATTCTAACAAAGATTTGGTAATGCCGTATGTATCCAATGTTGTTGAAAAAGAAAGAAATGCATTATCTTGTGTCAAATTGAGGTGCAAATTTAGGATTTGCGGGTCGGCGGGAGCGGCGCCAGTCTAGACCCCGCAAAGCCGATCCGTAAAAGAGCATATTCCACGAATATCCTTTTATACGGGTCCATTTTGCGGGGTCTGCCTCTGCGGTCGTCCACGCCGGCCCGCAAAGCCGTTTTTCCatgaactgcaaacgcgttttgcgggtcgggattttgcagggtctgctagagatgcttttAGATAGAGAACTATAAAGTATGTTTGGCCTTGTGATGTTCATTGCTTGCCTATAAGGAGAAATGGGCATTGCTTGTTTAGACTCTCACTCAAGTAAAAACATTGTTTTGCGCATGGTTGTTTAAAAACAATAGTAGTTCACCACAAACTAGTAAAAAGATCGTCCGTGATAACTATATGAGCAAGATTACCGTCAATATCAACAGTTGAGTGAAGCTAAGATTGGCCTTGTAATCTTCAGACTCCTCATTATCTCTAGAAACTTATCATCTGCAAATTGTGTTGGTATTTGTGGACCATCACTACCCGCCTCCCAAACCTCTTGTATCTTGATACAAAAGAAAATTGGAGGGTTCTAAGAAATAATGGACAGACACGATACTAGAACACAATTGTTATTTACCAACATATAGGCTGCCTGTGCATGTGCATCATCATTCCCCAACTCCTCCCCAAACCGCGATCTAACTTTGTTTATCTAATTTTTTTCTTAGCCCTGTGTGTCTCATCGAGCCAAGTTATTTGTAGTTATGATTTTTTTCGCTCCAACCTCCATTTTTTAGGCCACATTAATCAAAGAGTTTTTTGGTGGACTAGCATTTGTGGGGACTGTACATGGATATACTTGTATTTGCTTGTACATGCGTTGATTTTTTCTTCCAGCTTGCTTACCAAGGATGTTATTATGTTAATAGTGTTGTCTACAACACGGTGCATTCTAGAAAGTTGGCTGCTCAATCTGAAATTTTTGTGGGACATAAATCCATAGAGAAGCACTGCATTCATATTTCTTTTATCATATTGACTACCTTGTTGTCCTATATTGTTCCACTACGTGCTTCTCGTGCCCATCACTTTAACACATATTATGAAGGTAATGACTTGATATTCATCAAACCAAGATATGAGCATGACCACACAATGTACCCGTTTTATCAAGTTGTCGGCAACTGCATGCAAGTATTTGCTTCGAAGGGTCAACGGTAACTCTATAGTCATGGACAATAAGTGCTTACCCTTGTAAATCTCTCAATCATGTTCTTTGGCCCCTTAAATTGGACAACAAGCATTATGAACCCAAGGATAATCAACCTAATACCCAGTCATCAAACTAATCCCACAAGATTATCAAGATAAGGAACATGGACAAACAGATCTTACCGACCCCTTACATCTCCCATGCCCAGGAGAATTACTCGTGAATGAGAGGTAAATAATAACAAAACACAGAGATCAAAATAAAAGGAATCATCTTGGTTTTATGGTAGTTTGTCACAAAGATGAATGATTAACCATATTAGGATCTTTAGGTCAAAGTATGAATACAGTTTACGAACCTTAAGCTTATAAGTTGGAATCTTTCTCTAATGGTGGTGTTGTCGGTCATGTAATGGAGGATGTTGGTGTAAAGGAACCGGAATGGATAAGGGTGAAGCGATTCCCCTCTGAATCTCTCTTCCTCTGCGCTGGTCTTTGTCTTTGCCTCCCCTGTCGTTCTGTTGTGTGTCTCCTAGCTATAGAAGTTGCTGGTTtagatgaggggaaggcgacgaCTCTTAGTACGAGCAACTGTACAAGCAGTCGCGCTCGTATGACGCGTCTTCTTCTCTTATATTGACCCGATATGCAATTTGTTCCAAAGAGAAAATTATCTATTTCCCCCTCAATCACCCAAGTATGGTTTTATATCCTTCTAGAAGTATCTGGTCCTGAATATCAATCAAGAATACAAGGTTTCTCTAGTTTCGATAAGTATTCGTCTGTGAAGAGGCAAAACCCTTGGTTAAACCAAGCTAAATACCCTCGAAAAATAGTATATAAAATAGAGTCACCACTCTCCTAGACCTATCTCGATCTGGGAGGAAATTGAAAGTATAAGATAAGAAGATGGCGACGACATGCGCAGAGGGAGCCTTTCACGCAGTTCTTGCCCTCCTCTCACGATGGGCAACCATTGCTTCAAGTCATGGAgcattgtgttggaaatatgccctagaggcaataataaaatgattattattatatttccttgttcatggtaattgtctattattcatgctataattgtgttatccggaaattgtaatacatgtgtgaataaatagaccacaacatgtccctagtaagcctctagttgactagctcgttgatcaacagatagtcatggtttcctgactatggacattggatgtcgttgataacgggatcacatcattaggagaatgatatgatggacaagacccaatcctaagcatagcacaagatcgcgtagttcatttgctagagcttttccaatgtcaagtatcatttccttagaccatgagatcgtgtaactcccggataccgtaggagtgctttgggtgtaccaaacgtcacaacgtaactgggtgactataaatgtatactacaggtatccccaaaagtatctgttgggttgacacggatcgagactgggatttgtcactccatatgacggagaggtatctctgggcccactcggtaatgcatcatcataatgagctcaatgtgatcaagtgtttggtcacgggatcatgcattacggtacgagtaaagtgacttgccggtaacgagattgaacgaggtattgggataccgacgatcgaatctcgggcaagtaacgtaccgattgacaaagggaattgtatacggggttacttgaatcctcgacatcgtggttcatccgatgagatcaccgaggagcatgcgggagccaacatgggtatccagatcccattgttggttattgaccggagagtcgtctcggtcatgtctgcatgtctcccgaacccgtagggtctacacacataaggttcgatgacactagggttgtagagatattagtatgcagaaacccgaaagtttttcggagtcccggatgagattccggacgtcacgaggagttccggaatggtccggaggtaaagaattctatataggaagtccagtttcggccaccggaaaagtttcgggggtcaccggtattgtatcgggaccactggaagggtcccgggggtccaccgggtggggccacctatcccggagggccacgtgggctgaaaggggaagggaaccagcccctggtgggctggtgcgcccccccttgggcctctcttgtgttggggaacgtagtaatttcaaaattttcctacgcacacgcaagatcatggtgatgcataacaacgagaggggagagtgttgtccacgtaccctcgtagaccgtaagcggaagcattatgacaacgcggttgatctagtcgtacgtcttcacgatccgactgatccaagcaccgaacgtacggcacctccgagttcagcacacgttcagctcgatgacgatccctggactccgatctagcagggtgtcggggatgagttccgtcagcacgacggcgtggtgacgatgatgatgttctaccgatgcaggtctttgcctaagcaccgctacgatatgaccgaggtgaaatatggtggaggggggcaccgcacacggctaaggaacgatcacgaagatctacttgtgtgtctagaggtgccccctgcccccgtatataaaggagggaggggggaggtgtggccgaccccctaggggtgcgcctggaggagtcctactcccaccgggagtaggactccccctcttgccttggtggagaaggaaaggggggaggggaaagaggaaaggggggcgccgcccccccttccttgtcctattcagactagtggggagggggcgcgcagcctgccctgaccggccctcctcttctccctcatggcccatgtaggcccaataacccccccccccccccccgctcggggggggggggtccggtaactccccagtactccggaaaaatcccggtttctcccggaacgattctgatatccaaatataggcttccaatatatcaatctttatgtctcggccatttcgagactcctcgtcatgtccgggatcacatccgggactccgaacaaccttcggtacatcaaaacatataaactcataataaaaactgtcgttgtaacgttaagcgtgcggaccctacgggttcgagaactatgtagacataacctagaactattctcggtcaataaccaatagcggaacctggatgctcatattggctcctacatattctacgaagatctttatcggtcaaaccgcataacaacatacgttgttccctttgtcatcggcatgttacttgcccgagattcgatcgtcggtatctaatacctagttcaatctcgttaccggcaagtctctttactcgttacgtaatgcatcattccataactaactcattagctacattgcttgcaaggcttatagtgatgtgcattaccaagagggcccagagatacctctccgacaatcggagtgacaaaacctaacctcgaaatatgccaacccaacatgtacctttggagacacctgtagagctcctttataatcacccagttatgatgtgacgtttggtagcacacaaagtgttcctacgataaacgggagttgcataatctcatagttacaggaacatgtataaatcatgaagaaagcaatagcaacatactaaacgatcaagtgctaggctaaccgaatgggtcaagtaaatcacatcattctcccaatgatgtgatcccgttaatcaaatgacaactcttttatcCATGGCtagggaacataaccatctttgataaacgtgaaggaaatatgccctagaggcaataataaagttattatttatttcctcatatcatgataaaggtttattattcacgctagaattgtattaaccggaaacatgatacatgtgtgaatacatagacaaacatatagtcactagtttgcctctacttgactagctcattaatcaaagatggttatgtttcctaaccatagacatgtgttgtcatttgattaatgggatcacatcattagaagaatgatgtgattgacatgacccattctgttagcctagcacttgatcgtttagtataccgctattgctttcttcatgacttatacatgttcctataactatgcgaaatatgcaactcccgtttaccggaggaacactttgggtactaccaaacgtcacaacgtaactgggtgattataaaggagtactacaggtgtctctgaaggtacatgttgagttggcgtatttcgagattaggttttgtcactccgattgtcggagaggtatctctgggccctctcggtaatgcacatcattataagccttgcaagcaatgtgaccaaatgagttggttacgggatgatgcattacggaacaagtaaagagacttgccggtaacgagattgaactaggtattggataccgacaatcaaatctcgggcaagtaacataccgatgaccaagggaacaacgtatgttgttatgcggtttgaccgataaagatcttcgtagaatatgtaggaaccaatatgggcatccaggtcccgctattggttattgaccgagaatggttctaggtcatgtctacatagttctcgaacccgtagggtccgcatgcttaacgtttcgatgacagtttcattatgagtttataagttttgatgtaccgaagtttgttcggagtcccggatgtgatcacggacatgacgaggagtctcggaatgatcgagacataaaaattgatatattggaagcctatgtttggacatcggaatggttttgggtgaaatcggcattttaccggagcactgggaggttactggaaccccccggggggttgatGGGCCTACTTGGGCCacaagggagaagagagaaggagccaggagggggccgcgcgcccctccccctcctagtccgaataggacaagggaaggggggcggcgcccccccttccttcccctcttcctcctctttcccccccttctcctactcctacttggaaagagggagtcctactcccggtgggagtaggactccctcctttggcgcgccctctaggccggccgcctcctcccccttggctcctttatatacgggggcgggggggcaccccaaagacacacaagttgatctacggatcgttccttagccgtgtgcggtgcccccctccaccatattccacctcggtcatatcgtcacggagtttaggcgaagccctgtgccggtagagcatcatcatcgtcaccacgccgtcgtgctgacggaactcatccccgaagctttgctggattggagcccggggatcgtcatcgagctgaacgtgtgctgaactcggaggtgccgtacattcggtgcttggatcggtcggatcgtgaagacgtacgactacatcaaccgcgttgtcataacgcttccgcttacggtctacgagggtacgtggacggacactctcgcctctcgttgctatgccatcaccatgatcttgcgtgtacgtaggaatttttttgaaattactacgttccccaacagtggcatccgagcctaggttttatgcgttgatgttatatgcacgagtagaacacaagtgagttgtgggcgatataagtcatactgcttaccagcatgtcatactttggttcagcggcattgtgagatgaagcggcccggactgacattacgcgtacgcttacgcgagactggtttcaccgctacgagcactcgttgcttaaaggtgaccggcgggtgtctgtctctctcactttagttgaaccgagtgtggctacgcccggtccttgcgaaggttaaaacaacaccaacttgacaaactatcgttgtggttttgatgggtaggtaagaacggttcttgctaagcccgtagcagccacgtaaaatttgcaacaacaaagtagaggatgtctaacttgtttttgcagggcatattgtgatgtgatatggtcaagacgtgatgctatattttattgtatgagatgatcatgttttgtaaccgaagttatcgacaactggcaggagccatatggttgtcgctttattgtatgaaatgcaaatgccctgtaattgctttactttatcactaagcgtagagatagtcgtagaagcaatagatggcgtaacgacaacgatgctacgatggagatcaaggtgtcgcgccggtgacgatggtgatcacgacggtgcttcgaagatggagatcacaagcacaagatgatgatggccatatcatatcacttatattgattgcatgttatgtttatcctttatgcatcttatcttgctttgattgacggtagcattttaagatgatctctcactaattatcaagaagtgttctccctaagtatgcaccgttgcgaaagttcttcgtggtgagacaccacgtgatgatcgggtgtgataagctctacgttcaaatacaacgggtgcaaaacagttgcacacgcggaatactcaggttatacttgatgagcctagcatatacagatatggcctcggaacacggagaccgaaaggtcgaacgtgaatcatatagtagatatgatcaacatagtgatgttcaccattgaaactactccatctcacgtgatgatcggacatggtttagttgatttggatcacgtgatcacttagatgactagagagatgtctgtctaagtgggagttcttaagtaatatgattaattgaacttaaatttatcatgaacttagtacctgatagtattttgcttgtctatgtttgtttgtagatagatggctcgtgatgttgttccattaaattttaatgcgttccttgagaaagcaaagttgaaagatgatggtagcaattacacggactgggtccgtaacctgaggattatcctcattgctgcacagaaaagttacgtcctggaagcaccgctgggtgccaggcctgctgctgatgcaattgatgacgttaagaacgtctagcagagcaaagctgatgactactcgatagttcagtgtgccatgctttacggcttagaaccgggtcttcaacgacgttttgaacgtcatggagcatatgagttgtttcaggagttgaagttaatatttcaagcaaatgcccggattgagagatatgaagtctccaataagttctatagctgcaagatggaggagaatagttctgtcagtgaacacatactcaaaatgtctgggtataataatcacttgattcaactgggagttaatcttcctgatgatagtgtcattgacagaattctccaatcactgccaccaagctacaagagcttcgtgatgaactataatatgcaagggatgaacaaaactattcccgagctcttcgcaatgctaaaagctgcggaggtagaaatcaaaaaggagcatcaagtgttgatggttaacaagaccaccagtttcaagaaaaagggcaaaggaaagaagaaggggaactttaaaaagaacggcaagcaagttgctgctcaagagaagaaacccaagcctggacctaagcctgaaactgagtgcttctactgcaagcagactggacactggaagcggaactgccccaagtatttggcggataagaaggatggcaaagtgaacaaaggtatatgtgatatacatgttattgatgtgtaccttactagagctcgcagtagcacctgggtatttgatactggttctgttgctaatatttgcaactcgaaacagggactacgaattaagcgaagattagctaaggacgaggtgacgatgcgcgtgggaaatggttccaaagtcgatgtgatcgcggtcggcacgctacctctacatctaccatcgggattagttttagacctaaataattgttatttggtgccagcgttgagcatgaacattatatctggatcttgtttgatgcgagatggttattcatttaaatcagagaataatggttgttctatttatatgagtaatatcttttatggtcatgcacccttgaagagtggtctatttttattaaatctcgatagtagtgatacacatattcatagtgttgaaaccaaaagatgcagagttgataacgatagtgcaacttatttgtggcactgccgtttaggtcatatcggtgtaaagcacatgaagaaactccatactaatgggcttttggaatcacttggtacttgcgaaccgtgcctcatgggcaagatgactaaaacgccgttctccggaactatggagcgagcaactgatttgttggagatcatacatactgatgtttgtggtccaatgaatgttgaggctcgcggtgggtatcgttattttctcaccttcacagatgatttgagcagatatgggtatatctacttaatgaaacacaagtctgaaacatttgaaaagttcaaagaatttcaaagtgaagtggaaaatcatcgtaacaagaaaataaagtttctacgatctgatcgtgga
Above is a window of Triticum aestivum cultivar Chinese Spring chromosome 6B, IWGSC CS RefSeq v2.1, whole genome shotgun sequence DNA encoding:
- the LOC123134758 gene encoding pathogenesis-related protein PRB1-3-like; the protein is MKPLAALLVSSLHIHCLCLLLRGALATAPAPGAHYKYNATVYNVSAARCAGCVGGGDGTAAGSALGGLGAWAEAVEFLYYHNAVRMARWELPLAWSPRLESYARSWAAQRRADCALRHSFPEGQFALGENIFWGGAGAAWRPGDAVKDWAAEGVDYSYAANACAPGRECGHYTQIVWRRTAYVGCARVLCDDGGVFMTCNYYPPGNVVGERPY